CTCTTTATTAGTAATTTGATctctatgaaaaaaataattaaaattgcaTTTGATTGGtcaatccaaggcaacaagAGTGTGATATTAGGGGAATGAGTATGAGCTTGGCCAGTTTCAAACTCTCAATTTTAGACTCGGAAgggcattgtgacactgtctagaaaatcctgttctatcacccccattctgaaacaactacactggctccctatctctcaacgaatcatcttcaagctgatgctcattgtccacaaagctctaaatggcaaggctccccactatatttctgaactgcttcaagtttacactccatcaaagaatcttcgatcaagatccatgcttctcctcattgaacccaagtctcgacactcatggggtgacaggtctttttctgtagccgcgccacggTGATTTGTGACATTGTGAATCGATCTGTATTAGTGTCATGGATTTAGTTTCTTatagtaattaattttttatttattgtttattagaTGTCATCCTGGACCGCGAAGATGTGGCCAAGTTCATTTTGAATATCAAGAATGAAGCTGAAAGGGTTACAAGTAAGACAAGATTACAAGTTTTAACTGGCATCTGATCATAAGCTTAGTTTTATGTGAAGACAGGTACATCTGTTGTGACAGTGGGGAGAaggccttttattattttgtattttaccaATCGTTAATTATAATAGAAAAAAGTTAGAGGTGTAGTAGATATCTCTAAAATTGGTGAATTGAGAGTTTTAGTATTCATTAGAAAAATGCATCCTAAATAGGCTGTCGGTAAGATGGATTTTCAATTCATACAAACCTTTTACTGAGAAAACATCAATGATTCAAACACCAAACAAGATGGTTGCAAGCCAGACGGTAATTTTGAATTTAATTGccagttgttattttgtgttccATCCAATCGAGTTCATGGAATATTGACAATTCatattatcttccagtacgcgctaatccaccaatcagaagctcgaactactagggggataaaaaaatatatgctacgacctctgtttatatcctactttttattacacagtgcgtattgtgaaatttcattttatcactcTCTGTATACGGAccgtgcaaaaattacattctacaCTTTGTGCGTGTGAAATAACGCtctgaatttttaaattttgcgcgttgcaagtgagactggaaaataagtttgttatcacacgcgcgttcgtgaaatacaaaaaaatatagctCGTCTGCTTCCCATCCTTCGGCCTGGATAACTTATAATAACTTTGTAATATCATTCTGTTTTCCACAGACATTCTTGAACATAATCATGCTACATGGAACCACGTAATTTTGCTGCGAAACATCTTGATGGCACTTCTTTTCTTGCAAGGTGCTCCGAGATCGGGAGTGGTATCAAATATGACAGTGGGGGAGTTTCTTGGTAGCAAGGAAGTCCTTGATGGAAACTTAGAAATTCATAAAATTGTGACGGTGAGTATTATACATTGATAAACTGACATcactgcccgcattgtgacactgtctagaaaatcctgttctatcacccccattctgaaacaactacactggctccctatctctcaacgaatcatcttcaagctgatgctcattgtccacaaagctctaaatggcaaggctccccactatatttctgaattgcttcaagtttacactccataaggaatctttgatcaagttccatgcttctcctcattgaacccaagtctcgacactcatggggtgacaggtctttttcttcagccgcgccacgcatctggaactctctaccacttaattttcgatcttgtctttgtaccgcaaaattcaagtctcttctcaaaacttatcttatcttatgtcacaggttttcaaggattaattttgttgtgtctgtttttctgtattatgttttgtttttgttttgttttttggttttactgcgccttgaacacccagcatggtggatatgtgcgcattacaagtcttattattatttattattattattattattgttatacacgcactaaggtttttgAAGCTGCTCTGTTGAGTCTTGCATGTCAAATTATATGTTTTGTATAGGAAGTTAaatattaaacctttttttctctttatttgTACTCATACAGGTAAGCCATCACAAGACAAGAGGTACTTATGGACCTCAGCTAGTGCCGCTTGATAAACCTCTCCAGAGGTGGATGCAGATTTATTATGAACTTGGCCGCCCACTCACTCCCGCTTTGAATGGAACTCAAGAGGAGGACCCTTTTTTCGTTGGGATTGGTGGTCTGGCGGTTAAGAAGGTTGCACAGGAACTGCAAAGGTAACAGAACAAGAACATTCAGGTTAAATCCTGTGTTTGTTGTAATCTGACTTTGTGATGTTGGCATGGTTGGTAacttattgggttttttttccttgtttttttctctttttttcttgatcTTTTAACCTTTTAATTATGGTGtcctggagcatttcaaagcATTATacagtattcataaatacccaagacagtCTGATTTATCCATTccgattggtcgagagggcatcacgagttgttgttcttgataatttatctcAAGTTTGTCTTGGAAAAATTATAAGgtccaggcctcggcgcgggtttaaaccactagttgaaaacctcttcaccacacgttgattcccttattaaaaccAGGTCCTGTCTTTAGTACATTATCAAGACTTTAAGGATATTTCAAAATTAcctgttttaattttaaattgtttacgatgtattttgatgtttgaaattttttcttttaaggcTTTGGGACAGGCATGACTTCACAGGGAAAATTAATCCCAACATCATTCGGAAGACAGTTGCTACTCTTGTAAGTATTTGCATGTATGCATGTTATGTTTTTCTTGCATGCATTGTCTGGTTTGAGTTACATTACATTTATTGTTCAGGTAGACTGCACATTTATTGCCAACGGAGGAGATCCAAAACCACTTAGTATGTTAATATGTTTTCCTTGTGGTGTATTGATTTTAAATGTACAAGATTATGTTGTCATCTaaggtactttttaaaaagggtCAAGTTTATTACCAATTGAAAATGTTGCAGAATGCAAACGGAGGATGCAGTTTAACTGTTCAAACATTAAGTAGAATTGTTTTGGAAGGCATGTGCTGAAAGATTTatgattatttaatttttgtaatcTCATATACttctgttgttatttttttggatGTTTCAGCATTTATTGCTGATCAATGGAAGTTAAGATAGttgctattttgttttaattttcagaATCAAGGTTCAAATTTACAACCATCAGAAAAGACCGGGGTCAGTCGACTTATGGGGCACTTAGAAACCACCCAAAAGAAGTACTACACAGCCAATCAAGCCCCAGTGGAAGCAATCAAGTATAAGAGAACCATTCATCAGTTGTTATATGAGGTAGGTGCTGCTAAAATACTGCCAAGATTTATTTTACTGTAAGTAAGGGCAGATCTTTAAAGAGGACTCTAACAAGCTTTTAAGGGGAGTCAAAGGTTTTAGGATGATTGTTGTGAAGGCGAGTTTCTGGCGTTGGTGGACCTCTTTAACCACTTTTTCACCCCTGAATTGTGTTTTTATAGCAGTACAAAGAAGGCTGAGTTTCCCATGTGATATACATAATTATGATACAAGTCTAATTTCAACCTTTTTTTCACCAGAACACTCCAGGTGGATCGGCAAATGACTCAGACCCAGAGCAGGTAAGTTAATGTGGACTGGGTTTCTCGCAATAATGACCTCAGAGAATACGAAGCTAGACAGGTTGTTTAAACAATTTCAATGCTTTATGtggttaattttaaatttaagaaAAAGCAGAGGGACTATAAAACAAGCTACTGGGCCTGCTGGTCACTGAAAAAGAAGATATTGGGGCTGCGAAGGTTATGATGACAAACTTGAAGACTTCAGAAACAGGTCCTTGTCCTTGATCAGGGGACAGGATTACTGTTTCTGGTACGACTGGTTATGACAAAAATGCAGTGAAGATAAATAGGCTACAGTTGATGACACGCTGTCCTGCTGTCTCTCTTGATCTGGATTCGGCCTAGAGCAGGACAGGGGATGAATATACAATTAATTAAAAGTTCTTCCAGCAAAGTTGAAGATATTGGGGCTGCGCAGGTTATGATGACAAACTTGAAGACTTCAGAAACAGGTCCTTGTCCTTGATCAGGGGACAGGATTACTGTTTCTGGTACGACTGGTTATGACGAAAATGCAGTGAAGATACATAGGCTACAGTTGATGACACGCTGTCCTGCTGTCTCTCTTGATCTGGATTCGGCCTAGAGCAGGACAGGGGATGAATATACAATTATTGTGGTGATAAAGCTGGGCTGGCGCAATCCAACGTAGATGTCCGACAGAGGCAAAGTGTAATTATTGAAGGAACTTGGAGGGTTAATTCTAACACTATCCGTCCTCTGTCGGTGTCCAGTGGCcaagtttaaaattaatacTATGCCATTCACAAATATAAACTACACTAAAATTAAATAcctaataataaatcttataatCCTTTAACAGAAATCACTAATCTTGAAAGTAAGATAACTGTGAAACAATTAATAATCAACAGGTGTAATCAAATAAATCAACCACTGAATAAA
Above is a genomic segment from Asterias amurensis chromosome 6, ASM3211899v1 containing:
- the LOC139938137 gene encoding uncharacterized protein, producing the protein MVFDLECHNPFNHLSQELQISYRSVAIKLLSVEFGILQNRTNMAVFQRIWKKSILQRQINNASKYWSEFFGTELYQRDVILDREDVAKFILNIKNEAERVTNILEHNHATWNHVILLRNILMALLFLQGAPRSGVVSNMTVGEFLGSKEVLDGNLEIHKIVTVSHHKTRGTYGPQLVPLDKPLQRWMQIYYELGRPLTPALNGTQEEDPFFVGIGGLAVKKVAQELQRLWDRHDFTGKINPNIIRKTVATLNQGSNLQPSEKTGVSRLMGHLETTQKKYYTANQAPVEAIKYKRTIHQLLYENTPGGSANDSDPEQTKKLRKFSSKLFSHEQDITLLEEVNRLRALEEAKPGKSRNLKDLVRQMMSEAWSEYLHTYSSIRPHAEVGQLSRIMKLLKIGSQ